Proteins encoded by one window of Leishmania infantum JPCM5 genome chromosome 32:
- a CDS encoding putative NAD+ synthase, which translates to MPVAPLHPELQRVLKENRRARAFDPGAWIEMKCAKLNDYMRRCGLKACVTSVSGGIDSAVVLAMCARAMRAHNSPIKKNVGLCQPIHSSDWALRRGKENIAACGATEVVVDQTALHTELVTLVEKAVGIDGGAFARGQLRSYMRTPTGFYVAQLLTQEGTPAVVMGTGNKDEDFYLGYFCKAGDGVVDVQIISDLHKSEVFLVAEVLGVPENTRHAAPSADLWEAQTDEDELGFPYDFVEFFTEWYLKQLETAKLEFLNSLSDEARDQFERYVAACELVHRRNAHKLQGQVNL; encoded by the coding sequence atgccggtggcgccgcttcATCCAGAGCTCCAGCGCGTGCTCAAAGAGAACCGTAGGGCCCGCGCTTTCGACCCGGGTGCGTGGATTGAGATGAAGTGCGCGAAGCTGAACGACTACATGCGCCGGTGCGGTCTGAAGGCCTGCGTGACGAGTGTCTCGGGCGGGATCGACTCGGCAGTCGTGCTCgccatgtgtgcgcgcgcaatGCGGGCGCACAACAGCCCCATTAAGAAAAACGTGGGACTGTGCCAGCCCATCCACAGTAGTGACTGGGCACTGAGGAGGGGAAAGGAGAACATCGCCGCCTGCGGTGCGACGGAGGTCGTTGTTGACCAAACCGCCCTTCACACCGAACTCGTCACGCTTGTAGAGAAGGCTGTCGGCATTGACGGCGGCGCCTTTGCGCgtgggcagctgcgcagctaCATGCGTACCCCAACGGGCTTTtacgtggcgcagctgctcaccCAAGAAGGTACGCCGGCAGTTGTCATGGGCACCGGCAACAAGGACGAAGACTTTTACCTGGGCTACTTCTGCAAGGCTGGCGACGGTGTCGTGGATGTGCAGATCATCTCCGACCTACACAAGAGCGAGGTGTTTCTCGTCGCCGAGGTCCTTGGGGTGCCGGAGAACACGCGCCATGCGGCCCCATCCGCCGACCTCTGGGAGGCACAGACTGACGAGGATGAGCTGGGCTTCCCGTACGACTTTGTGGAGTTTTTTACGGAGTGGTACTTGAAACAGCTCGAGACGGCCAAGCTCGAATTCCTGAATAGCCTATCTGATGAGGCCCGAGACCAGTTTGAGCGGTACGTCGCCGCCTGCGAGCTCGTGCACCGCCGTAACGCGCACAAGCTGCAGGGCCAAGTGAACCTCTAA